The genomic DNA ttaggttaaattgacatttgagggtatggatataatcaagaaaaataaacgAACATATAGGAACTAATTTTATATCAATCTGAGGTCATTTGATCAATCAACTACTTTTTGTCCAAAAATAGCTGATAGATCAAACGACTTcaaattgatatgaaactagatcCTATGTATTTGGTTAAAtcttttgattatattcatgcactCAAATATctatttgacctaatatattgagaggaataatttttttaatacaaatttaattttttaaacatattggtattaaaaaaaatattgttcttaatatattgaatcaaattaaCGTTTGAGTACATGCATATAATTAGAAAAGTGAGACGAACACATAAgaactaatttcatgtcaatTCGAGATCATTTGGTCCAATAACCAATTTTAGGTAAAATCGGCTGATGAACCAAATAACCTCttggattgacatgaaattagtttttatgtgttcatctacctctcctaattatatccatgtcctcaaataccaattttaccaaatatattgagaaaaataattttttgaatatgaattgaatttttttaaaatattcatattaaaaaaaaatcaatgttctcaattatattaaattaagatGTTTTAAGAATTATAATATAATTAGAAGAGGTAGTCGAACTCATAagaattaatttcatattaattcaaagttgtttgGTCCATTAATTGATTTTACCTAAAATCGACttggataaaaaaataaaaaaaaatcaatagattgatttatttaaaattttaatatttcgacacaaatgaaattgatttgatttataaaaaaatttagtataggaataaaataaaaaattagcacTTAATTTGGTAAGTTTTTAGATTACCCCatgtgatttaataattttaaaaatttatctacgTGGATCcataaaaaacaaaaataacTAAGAACGTGGGAGAATTTCATTAGCATAAATAGTGTAATCTCAGATAAATTAATAGTAGACCACAATCTCAGTTTCGCATTAAAAATTCAATAATCTGAAAAAGTGATTCCCTTTATTTCTTTATTGCAAAACATTGGATATGTTTAACCTAAATCTAAAACAATTCACAGATAGTTTATTGCTTTCATTTCTTCAATAGCTAATCGAATTGTTAATTATATAAATGTAGCTTTATccctaataattttttaaaatattattaataattatttagGCCAGTTGTAAGTGTATTAGATTAGATCAAGAGAATTTTCGCAATTATATAATAGCAAtattatgaaaattttaatattattattttttgtttcaaATTGAGAGTAATTTATATTTAATGTGATATGTGAATATTTCTTATGAGTCCAAAAAAGAACTATAATATCACTTAGCACGTAAGTGCAActttaatgtaatcttgatttaCATTAATTgacgctgatgtggcggttccacattgaTTTACATTAATTGAGTCTTAGGACGTAGCATAGCTAGAGGTACATGGTTTCATGCTCGAACAATCCAGAGTTCGATCCTCAGGGTGTCATTATTTGGGATTAGCGTCCCGACTATGCACTTTCTGCTGTGTACCTGCATATACCTCCCTTCATATTCGTAGAACTGACTCTAGGGGGATCCTCAGGGTGTCATTACCTGGGGTTAGCACCCCGGctatgcgctttcagctgtgtacctgtatttacctcccttcatattcgtaggaccggctctagggggtcgttgatgtgacggttccatatttttttttttgatttacattaattgagtttaaaagcAAAATAAATGCCATATTCtttgattaaattttattattattttttaaagctgctacttttgtttttttgttttttaaaatctGCTATTTCATTAGCGAAATGAGCGTTTATTTCTCCATGGGATAAACTTGCAAAGCTACCATTTTTAACTAATGGttctttagttaaaaaaaataaattatgtgtaatatatatatttttggagaaAAAGCAATTTACAAGGAAAATGAATTACAATTTAACATTCAGATTTAAGCACTAAACAAGTGATACAATTCAGgtttaaataaacagaaaagatGAGAATAAGAGCATCACATCAgattttctaaataaaaattttattttaaattttatattttatataaaaaaatctttatCATTTTATAGATAAGGGCAGCTGTAATACTTGTTAATAGGGGGTGTTATAATATTCCTTGGTGTTAACATCCATTGTGgaggggtgttataacacccccCACTTTGAACGCGTTCAAACAATTGAATACGTTCAAAGTACCACCCAtggtgttttttttaatttttttttaataattgaataaaatcctaaaattagaaaaaataaataaaatgggtaactaataaataataaagatttttttaataatattattattcatttaaattttatttatttaatatgatataattttaaatgcACCGTGGGATCCATGAATAATGAATATTAACGTTAAAAAGAATATGAGTGAGAGAAATGTTATAACGACTATGTGACAATAGACCTCCTACTTTTTGATGAGGTGATGGACGTTATAACACGGATGCATTGCGGATGctctaataataaaaagaaaaaataataaaaaataaagatttaataaattataagGAAACTGATATATACAATGAAAAATAGAgatctaaattaaataaaataatttttctatcctaaattttaaataagaaatttgATAGGGATATTTAAGGTCAACGAAAATAGTATTTGATTTAGAAAATAGATGATTTTCCAATAAATGATTCATGCTCTACATGTAAATAAAAGGATCCTTAGAAAAGTATGATTTTTATTGATTTCAGgattaactaattttttttatcaaaaatatcctCCAAAACATGAAGCTATTGAATCCCTTCAAAATTGGCCGAGTAAGCAAACATAATTCAGCATTTACATGCAATTTACAGAAACTAATCAAGTACAATTTGTATGGATTAATTATTGAGAAGTCAATCGATCGTTTTGAATCTTCACTTTTGAGCATTGTTGTTCATGGACTCGACTTTGTGTTCAATTGCACGCAGATTAGCTTCAGCAGTTTCCACTTCCTTGCGTAAATTCTTCATATTTGTGTCGAATCCAGGCTCTGTCATACCAAAAGCTTCTTGAGTTTTCTCGATTTTGTCCTCAATTTCTCGCAACTTGCTGCCAAGGTCATTAACATGTTTCTTAAAAGCAATCACTTCTTGTGCTTGTTTTTCTCTACCCTTAGCATCTTCTAGCCTACTTCTAGCATCCTCGAGTCTCCTTAATCGAACCTGTGGTTCTTTCAAACGCGCAATTACAtgtttgacattgaagccaaattcCTCAAACTTCCGAGCTTCGGCCATCAGGTTTTCAACCTCCAAAGGGTCTGTTCGACATGTCGTCTCCAATGCTTTCCTCATCAAGTCTACGAGCCTGTACCACTTTGAAAGATGGACATCACGCTTAACTTCTTCACTAACATTGTCATCTAGCAAGCCTCTGTAGTGTGGTTTCTGGGGAATAAGCTTAAAGAAATGAGTATACATCCTAATTGCCTCTTGCCCGTAAGGATCTTCATAATTTCCGACATTATCAATGCACCAATTCCTGCAATTCTTTTCATTATCAGGTCCCGGGGAACTTGGCTCCCACTCAGCTAAAAGTCCACAGCAGACAAATTCCTCCAGCTCATCCACCAGCCTCCTTTGCTCTTCTTCTGAGTCGGTAACACAGTTGTCACTATCGGCATCAAGTACAATGACATCTCTGGAAGGAACAGATAAAGTTTCCTCATTCATGCTAATGCAATCTGCTTCGAACTTACTTCCCTTAAAACACTTATCAAACTCACTACTTGAAGAGTTATGCTCATCTTTTGACTCTCTTTTCCTCTTTGAACACTTATCTAACTCATTATTTTGAGATTTATGCCCTCCGAAATTAGCTCCTCCGACAGCAAAATCTTCAACTGAATTTTTGTCTTTCACCTTAGTTTGAGTTTGATGAATATCCAGTAAATTTGGCGCTGAACCAAATTTATCTATAGTTTGTTGATATTCAAGTTGGTGCATTTGCCACCAAACTAGGTACTCGCTCCTTGGCACACCGCTTCTTGTTAGCTTGGGGATCATCACATATTCCCCTATCTTGTGGTGATTGTCAGCCATCCATGTCGATAGAGAGTCACTTGAGATTGGGATTGATTGATCATAACCAAACTGCCTAGCAACCCGGTGAGGCTGATACCTTTCCGATGAGATTAAATCATCACCAAAGAAACCCTGCAATGTTGATGGCGAGGTGATTGTGACATAATCATATGCCCAAGCAGGCATGTTGTCTTCAACATGGACTTTCCGTGTCTGCTCGTCATACCAAGGAGGTTCTTTCCAACTAGATTTTAGAGAATACGGTCTCCATGTAAAGGACTTCTCGTCCTGAAAAACACTAAGAGCTTCCTCATAATTCATGGCACTTGCTTTGTTGCCCGGTCGACTGATACAAGACTCTGACACCAAAGGACCTGCACCTAATGGCAATGGGCACAAGCTCTCGAATCTTGCCCAAACCCAAACTTGAAGAAGTCCAAACTGCGCCCAAACATCAACCTTATTACCTCTTCTCTTTCTGGATGAATTCAAGACAAAGTTCGAGATGTTTGACAGATCATGGTAAATATTAGCAGTGACAAGTGATGCGAGAGCAATCCGACCCCCACAGCTAAGCCTAGCAGCGAGACCAAATACCATTTTGGGAACCTCTCCGGAAGGATAGGGCGGCAACACATTCTTGGATAACCAATATGCCAAGAATCCAAGATATTTAAGATCATCCTCGCCGTGCAATTCCAGGAACCACTGCAGCCAAATATCAAGAGTGACTCTGCGTAAAGACTTTGCCTTTGGATGAAGCTCCCGAATCTTCTCCTTCTCCACATACAGCCTCAGCATACGATCATTTTCTTCATCAGTCAATTCTCTATCAAATCTAGATCCTGAAATTGGGAGGTTGCCAATAACATAAGCATCCTCAAGCGTGAATGTGGCTTCACCCCATGGAAAAATGAAAGTGCGCGTAACAGGGCACCAGAAACCGGACAAAGCTTCCAACAAAGACTGGTCGGGCTTAATGTAGTTGACGGAACCCAAGACGGCATCTTCAATCTCAACCTCACGCCAAGCCTTGACAACCTTTGGATCCGAACCCATGTCTCTTACCCAGGCCTCCCAGCCGAGGCCCGGAGGCGTCCAGCCACGGAAGTTGATCTTGGGGAAGCAGGCCACGCCCCTTCTGATAAGGTCAGACGCCAATGGGGTTGCGGCGGCGACGGCGTCGGATGAAGAAGGAGAGGCAGTACCGCATGGGAGTAGCAAGCAGGAGTCTTTCTCCGTCAACTTGTGGGATGGTGCGTCAAAGGCTCGATTTTTATAAGGTTTCACGGTAATTCTAGCATTCGTCCTTTTctaaaaacaacaacaacaatatcaTTATCATCTCATCAACGGCACCATCGCCATCATCATCTAATCATCAAGAACAACGAGACGCAATCAAGAACAAGAAACGAAGAAGG from Zingiber officinale cultivar Zhangliang chromosome 4A, Zo_v1.1, whole genome shotgun sequence includes the following:
- the LOC121970378 gene encoding uncharacterized protein LOC121970378; this translates as MGIEPSGSPSRRLQAPFLKRTNARITVKPYKNRAFDAPSHKLTEKDSCLLLPCGTASPSSSDAVAAATPLASDLIRRGVACFPKINFRGWTPPGLGWEAWVRDMGSDPKVVKAWREVEIEDAVLGSVNYIKPDQSLLEALSGFWCPVTRTFIFPWGEATFTLEDAYVIGNLPISGSRFDRELTDEENDRMLRLYVEKEKIRELHPKAKSLRRVTLDIWLQWFLELHGEDDLKYLGFLAYWLSKNVLPPYPSGEVPKMVFGLAARLSCGGRIALASLVTANIYHDLSNISNFVLNSSRKRRGNKVDVWAQFGLLQVWVWARFESLCPLPLGAGPLVSESCISRPGNKASAMNYEEALSVFQDEKSFTWRPYSLKSSWKEPPWYDEQTRKVHVEDNMPAWAYDYVTITSPSTLQGFFGDDLISSERYQPHRVARQFGYDQSIPISSDSLSTWMADNHHKIGEYVMIPKLTRSGVPRSEYLVWWQMHQLEYQQTIDKFGSAPNLLDIHQTQTKVKDKNSVEDFAVGGANFGGHKSQNNELDKCSKRKRESKDEHNSSSSEFDKCFKGSKFEADCISMNEETLSVPSRDVIVLDADSDNCVTDSEEEQRRLVDELEEFVCCGLLAEWEPSSPGPDNEKNCRNWCIDNVGNYEDPYGQEAIRMYTHFFKLIPQKPHYRGLLDDNVSEEVKRDVHLSKWYRLVDLMRKALETTCRTDPLEVENLMAEARKFEEFGFNVKHVIARLKEPQVRLRRLEDARSRLEDAKGREKQAQEVIAFKKHVNDLGSKLREIEDKIEKTQEAFGMTEPGFDTNMKNLRKEVETAEANLRAIEHKVESMNNNAQK